One region of Tamandua tetradactyla isolate mTamTet1 chromosome 6, mTamTet1.pri, whole genome shotgun sequence genomic DNA includes:
- the HEXD gene encoding hexosaminidase D isoform X1, with translation MSASSPFKMRLVHLDLKGAPPKVSYLSEIFPLFHALGANALLIEYEDMFPYEGPLKRLRAKHAYSPSEIQEILHLARLNELEVIPLVQTFGHMEFVLKHAAFAHLREVAPFPNTLNPHEAESLALVGALLGQVMEQHKGARWLHIGCDEVYYLGEGEASRRWLQREQGSKSQLCLAHVRAVAAHLLARHPTTRPLLWDDMLRDIPEDGLAGSGVPPLVEPVIWDYGADLDVPSKVLLMEKYHRCGFPGLWAASAFKGATGTNQTLTPVDHHLRNHAQWLQVARRGPARALQGIVLTGWQRYDHFSVLCELLPVGIPSLAACLQTLLHGGLTPEAEEQVQRCLGLPSLESIGSVSEGTGSFPGSDILALVTQVSLHLRSSVAGLLDGNRYVTGWFSPFHRRRKLIHPVMVQHIQPEALSLLARWDAVAQELEAALQRTFYPDAVDEWLEENVRPSLRELQQLLRDLDEAAAAAAPLPTSLEPAPGP, from the exons ATGTCAGCTTCCTCGCCATTTAAGATGCGGTTAGTTCATTTGGACCTTAAAGGAGCTCCACCAAAGGTGTCGTACCTTTCGGAG ATTTTCCCTCTGTTCCACGCTCTGGGTGCAAACGCCCTGCTCATTGAGTATGAAGACATGTTCCCCTACGAGGGTCCTCTGAAGCGGCTGAGGGCCAAGCACGCCTACAG TCCCTCTGAAATCCAGGAGATCCTGCATCTGGCCAGACTGAATGAGCTCGAGGTCATCCCCCTGGTGCAGACATTCGGGCACATGGAG TTTGTGCTGAAGCATGCGGCGTTCGCCCACCTCCGAGAGGTGGCACCTTTCCCCAACACCCTGAACCCCCATGAGGCGGAGTCCCTGGCGCTGGTGGGGGCCCTGCTGGGCCAGGTCATGGAGCAGCACAAGGGCGCCCGCTGGCTGCACATCGGCTGTGACGAG GTCTACTACCTGGGCGAGGGGGAGGCCTCGCGGCGCTGGCTGCAGCGGGAGCAAGGCAGCAAGTCCCAGCTGTGCCTGGCCCACGTGCGGGCGGTGGCTGCCCACCTGCTCGCCCGGCACCCCACCACGCGGCCCCTGCTCTGGGACGACATGCTGCGCGACATCCCTGAGGACGGCCTTGCAG GCTCAGGCGTGCCGCCGCTGGTGGAGCCGGTGATATGGGACTACGGGGCTGACCTGGACGTGCCCAGCAAGG TCCTCCTCATGGAGAAGTACCACAGGTGCGGCTTTCCTGGGCTCTGGGCCGCCAGCGCCTTCAAGGGGGCCACGGGCACCAACCAGACCTTGACCCCCGTGGACCATCACCTCCGGAACCACGCGCAGTGGCTGCAGGTGGCCCGCAGGGGGCCAGCCAGGGCCCTCCAGGGCATCGTCCTCACAGGCTGGCAGAG GTACGACCACTTCTCAGTGCTGTGTGAGCTGCTCCCAGTGGGAATCCCGTCCCTGGCTGCCTGTCTGCAGACCCTCCTGCATG GGGGCCTCACCCCAGAGGCAGAGGAGCAGGTGCAACGCTGCCTCGGCCTCCCCAGCCTGGAGAGCATCGGCTCTGTGAG CGAGGGCACCGGCTCCTTCCCTGGCAGCGACATCCTCGCCCTCGTCACGCAAGTCAGCCTGCACCTGCGCAGCTCGGTGGCCGGCCTTTTGGATGGGAATAG GTACGTGACAGGCTGGTTCAGCCCCTTCCATCGCAGGCGGAAGCTCATCCACCCCGTCATGGTCCAGCACATTCAGCCAGAGGCCCTCAG TCTCCTGGCCAGGTGGGACGCCGTGGCTCAGGAGCTAGAAGCCGCCCTGCAGCGCACCTTCTACCCCGACGCGGTGGACGAGTGGCTGGAGGAGAACGTGCGCCCCAGCCTCAGGGAGCTGCAGCAGTTGCTCAGGGACCTGGATGAAGCGGCTGCAGCggctgcccccctccccaccagcctCGAGCCAGCCCCAGGCCCCTAA
- the HEXD gene encoding hexosaminidase D isoform X2, whose protein sequence is MEFVLKHAAFAHLREVAPFPNTLNPHEAESLALVGALLGQVMEQHKGARWLHIGCDEVYYLGEGEASRRWLQREQGSKSQLCLAHVRAVAAHLLARHPTTRPLLWDDMLRDIPEDGLAGSGVPPLVEPVIWDYGADLDVPSKVLLMEKYHRCGFPGLWAASAFKGATGTNQTLTPVDHHLRNHAQWLQVARRGPARALQGIVLTGWQRYDHFSVLCELLPVGIPSLAACLQTLLHGGLTPEAEEQVQRCLGLPSLESIGSVSEGTGSFPGSDILALVTQVSLHLRSSVAGLLDGNRYVTGWFSPFHRRRKLIHPVMVQHIQPEALSLLARWDAVAQELEAALQRTFYPDAVDEWLEENVRPSLRELQQLLRDLDEAAAAAAPLPTSLEPAPGP, encoded by the exons ATGGAG TTTGTGCTGAAGCATGCGGCGTTCGCCCACCTCCGAGAGGTGGCACCTTTCCCCAACACCCTGAACCCCCATGAGGCGGAGTCCCTGGCGCTGGTGGGGGCCCTGCTGGGCCAGGTCATGGAGCAGCACAAGGGCGCCCGCTGGCTGCACATCGGCTGTGACGAG GTCTACTACCTGGGCGAGGGGGAGGCCTCGCGGCGCTGGCTGCAGCGGGAGCAAGGCAGCAAGTCCCAGCTGTGCCTGGCCCACGTGCGGGCGGTGGCTGCCCACCTGCTCGCCCGGCACCCCACCACGCGGCCCCTGCTCTGGGACGACATGCTGCGCGACATCCCTGAGGACGGCCTTGCAG GCTCAGGCGTGCCGCCGCTGGTGGAGCCGGTGATATGGGACTACGGGGCTGACCTGGACGTGCCCAGCAAGG TCCTCCTCATGGAGAAGTACCACAGGTGCGGCTTTCCTGGGCTCTGGGCCGCCAGCGCCTTCAAGGGGGCCACGGGCACCAACCAGACCTTGACCCCCGTGGACCATCACCTCCGGAACCACGCGCAGTGGCTGCAGGTGGCCCGCAGGGGGCCAGCCAGGGCCCTCCAGGGCATCGTCCTCACAGGCTGGCAGAG GTACGACCACTTCTCAGTGCTGTGTGAGCTGCTCCCAGTGGGAATCCCGTCCCTGGCTGCCTGTCTGCAGACCCTCCTGCATG GGGGCCTCACCCCAGAGGCAGAGGAGCAGGTGCAACGCTGCCTCGGCCTCCCCAGCCTGGAGAGCATCGGCTCTGTGAG CGAGGGCACCGGCTCCTTCCCTGGCAGCGACATCCTCGCCCTCGTCACGCAAGTCAGCCTGCACCTGCGCAGCTCGGTGGCCGGCCTTTTGGATGGGAATAG GTACGTGACAGGCTGGTTCAGCCCCTTCCATCGCAGGCGGAAGCTCATCCACCCCGTCATGGTCCAGCACATTCAGCCAGAGGCCCTCAG TCTCCTGGCCAGGTGGGACGCCGTGGCTCAGGAGCTAGAAGCCGCCCTGCAGCGCACCTTCTACCCCGACGCGGTGGACGAGTGGCTGGAGGAGAACGTGCGCCCCAGCCTCAGGGAGCTGCAGCAGTTGCTCAGGGACCTGGATGAAGCGGCTGCAGCggctgcccccctccccaccagcctCGAGCCAGCCCCAGGCCCCTAA